In the genome of Rhodamnia argentea isolate NSW1041297 chromosome 3, ASM2092103v1, whole genome shotgun sequence, one region contains:
- the LOC125314117 gene encoding uncharacterized protein LOC125314117: MNNRNARTARGGATQEDPRVDGLLRALEALGDIVGQQVRNQAAAAPPEDPLVGNGNGAQQIQKLVKQFLDLKPPKFSGIGDPEAATHRIKEPEKAFALPRCNEEDKVTLAPIACKGMPSTGGKLHKAEFSPKMAEFMRPRQNPMSVDRYEAKFFELSMYAPRMVEDPVDRTRRFRDGLKPRVKDRLVPLNLKDYNELYERARLIERNMMERAAASGSRFVPSGRNERRFGKRPMLGGRSTIPPNRRNAVGKPALGNGGICRFCNRRHGIAPCPFGNGACFGCGRMGHQVRDCPRRQRGVTAPSQQGGQPRGNTQCNYRSRPPKQGRVFAVSGEEAKDSPTVTGTVFLHDHIAYALFDPGATHSFVAEQLVKLVGLSPKSLETVFKISTPLKDSVISRERLSRL; encoded by the exons ATGAACAACCGTAATGCTAGGACTGCTAGAGGGGGAGCAACACAAGAAGACCCCCGAGTAGATGGATTGCTACGAGCATTGGAAGCTTTGGGTGATATAGTTGGGCAGCAAGTGAGGAATCAAGCTGCCGCCGCTCCGCCCGAGGACCCGTTAGTTGGAAACGGGAATGGAGCTCAACAGATACAAAAATTGGTGAAGCAATTCCTGGACCTCAAGCCGCCAAAATTTTCTGGAATTGGCGATCCCGAGGCCGCCACTCACCGGATAAAGGAACCGGAGAAAGCTTTTGCACTACCGAGGTGCAATGAGGAGGACAAGGTGACATTGGCGCCTATCGCTTGCAAGGGAATGCCAAGCACTGGTGGCAAGCTACACAAGGCAGAGTTTTCCCCGAAG ATGGCGGAATTCATGCGCCCGCGCCAAAACCCGATGTCCGTAGACCGGTATGAGGCTAAGTTTTTCGAGCTGTCTATGTATGCACCTAGAATGGTGGAAGATCCCGTGGACAGAACAAGAAGGTTTAGAGATGGGTTGAAACCGAGAGTGAAGGATCGGTTGGTGCCGTTGAACTTGAAAGATTACAATGAGTTGTACGAAAGGGCCCGATTGATCGAGAGAAATATGATGGAAAGGGCTGCTGCATCCGGATCACGATTTGTGCCCTCTGGTAGGAATGAGCGTagatttggcaagaggccaatgttGGGAGGAAGGTCGACCATCCCACCTAACCGGAGGAATGCCGTAGGAAAGCCGGCTCTTGGAAATGGTGGAATATGCCGATTTTGCAATCGGAGGCATGGGATCGCCCCGTGTCCCTTCGGGAATGGAGCCTGTTTTGGTTGTGGTCGGATGGGCCACCAAGTGAGAGATTGCCCACGGAGGCAAAGAGGAGTTACGGCGCCATCACAACAAGGAGGACAGCCGCGTGGGAATACGCAATGCAATTACCGGAGCCGACCTCCAAAGCAAGGAAGAGTTTTTGCGGTCTCCGGGgaagaggcgaaggattcgccgaccgttacAGGTACGGTCTTCTTGCATGATCATATAGCATATGCGTTGTTTGATCCTGGAGCCACGCACTCCTTTGTTGCTGAGCAGCTTGTTAAATTAGTTGGGTTGAGTCCGAAATCGCTGGAAACGGTCTTTAAGATATCTACGCCGCTAAAAGATAGTGTAATATCTCGCGAGAGGTTGTCCCGATTGTAA
- the LOC115754030 gene encoding pentatricopeptide repeat-containing protein At5g62370 isoform X1, whose amino-acid sequence MLKKCITAHHRFFSSRRAITTCALHLEPPASATSGNSSDHKSLSLSLLEQLVGRGQFSAAQSVVRRIIVCSSSALDAVSAVHFLASRGLGLDSGSHGVLLRKLVQCGEYQLAEAWYNENIVGRGIDPDYCMLDSMINCFCKLGKLDEAKREFDRCVESGALPNVEACDAIFRELCAGGMALEAFGFFVRLIGAGVSMRIGCYNQLIDSLCFKGHMDEAVKVFYLQEEITELPPTLHQYKSLFYGLCKGGRIVEAEQLSIEMEAQGFFVDKVMYNWLIFGYSKDRKMKMAVRIFFRMLKMGCEVDGYTFNTLIHGFMKRGIFDKGWTIYKQMVDCGVQPTVVTYQIMISNYCRIGKVDCALELLNEMLVCDITPSVHSYTTLVASLYKKNKLTEADELCKRMLENGVLPDPIFFLVVIRMHPRGGELQIAYMMLQAIGHSVNLASNTWDGSMDFGQKIDYLLEGIARKDLNLASSAFTICISALCETGDIDAAILLVDKADIVGCHLLLFTYNSLIKCLCRKGLFEEAESLIRLIQDRGIVPDLETYLIMINGYCKQGNLQSAYRVMGQISERGLKPNVAMYDCIIGFLSTEKRIYEAEDLFIRMLEDGVDPDETIYMTMINAYARSGRLLEASELFDKMIENFIKPSSYSYTALINGLLKRNMTEEGCMYLDKMIGDGYEPNNVLYTSLIGHYLREGEFKFAFMLVDLMYRNQMKFDLITHIVVLRGVCKHVNGIKNEWRITRRASYRARKMLFDLLQSRSLATHDRNLKVPVNMPEAMKHFALNLFKKIKDSEFMPNLFLYNGLISGFCRANMIEDAYHHVELMQREGLHPNQVTYTILIGGHITRGEIDSAVGLFNKMNADGYLPDGPAYNRLLRGLCSCGRLLDALSLVYAMQKRGLFLSKLSYTCLLNHLCSSRLDIHAFKIFEEMLSHDLIPSLRCSNLLLSNLCVSRRWHEAQVVHHLMHKEEYVSGQLNEKVFG is encoded by the coding sequence ATGCTAAAGAAGTGCATCACTGCTCACCATCGATTCTTTAGCTCAAGAAGAGCGATTACGACATGTGCCCTTCATTTGGAACCCCCGGCTTCTGCAACTTCTGGCAATTCGTCCGATCATAAGTCCTTGTCTCTGTCTTTGTTAGAGCAGCTCGTTGGGCGGGGGCAGTTCTCGGCCGCACAGAGCGTGGTTCGGCGGATAATAGTTTGTTCTTCATCAGCTCTCGATGCAGTCTCAGCGGTCCATTTCCTCGCTTCGCGAGGATTGGGCCTCGACTCGGGTAGCCACGGTGTGCTTTTGCGGAAACTCGTGCAGTGTGGTGAGTACCAATTGGCCGAGGCGTGGTATAATGAGAATATTGTCGGTAGAGGCATTGATCCTGATTATTGTATGTTGGATTCTATGATAAATTGTTTCTGTAAATTGGGAAAACTTGATGAGGCAAAGAGGGAGTTTGATAGGTGTGTCGAGTCGGGTGCATTGCCTAATGTGGAAGCTTGTGATGCAATTTTTCGAGAACTTTGTGCAGGAGGAATGGCTTTGGAAGCATTTGGTTTTTTTGTTAGATTGATTGGCGCAGGGGTTAGTATGAGGATTGGTTGTTATAATCAGTTGATAGACTCATTGTGTTTTAAGGGACACATGGATGAAGCAGTTAAAGTATTCTACTTGCAGGAGGAGATCACTGAGCTTCCCCCGACACTCCATCAGTATAAATCATTGTTTTATGGTCTTTGCAAGGGGGGGCGGATTGTGGAGGCGGAGCAACTATCGATAGAGATGGAAGCACAGGGCTTTTTTGTTGATAAAGTGATGTATAACTGGCTAATTTTTGGGTATAGCAAGGATAGGAAAATGAAGATGGCAGTGAGGATATTCTTTAGGATGCTGAAAATGGGTTGCGAGGTAGATGGTTATACCTTTAACACATTAATTCATGGGTTCATGAAGAGGGGTATATTTGATAAGGGCTGGACAATATACAAACAAATGGTGGACTGTGGAGTACAGCCTACTGTGGTTACTTACCAGATCATGATAAGCAACTATTGTAGAATAGGGAAAGTGGACTGTGCATTGGAGCTGTTAAATGAGATGCTTGTCTGCGATATAACTCCTAGTGTGCACTCTTATACAACTTTGGTTGCTTCACTTTACAAGAAAAACAAGTTGACTGAAGCAGATGAATTGTGCAAAAGGATGCTGGAGAATGGGGTTCTCCCTgaccctattttttttcttgttgtcaTCAGGATGCACCCGAGAGGGGGTGAACTTCAGATTGCTTATATGATGTTGCAGGCTATTGGCCATTCTGTAAACTTAGCTTCTAATACTTGGGATGGCAGCATGGATTTTGGGCAAAAAATTGACTATCTACTTGAGGGAATCGCCAGAAAGGACTTGAATCTGGCCAGTAGTGCTTTTACTATTTGCATTAGTGCTTTATGCGAGACAGGAGATATTGACGCTGCTATTCTCCTTGTGGATAAAGCAGATATTGTTGGATGCCACCTGTTGCTTTTTACATACAATTCACTGATTAAGTGTCTGTGCCGAAAAGGGCTATTTGAGGAAGCTGAATCCCTCATTCGTCTAATACAGGACAGGGGTATAGTTCCAGACTTGGAAACTTACTTAATAATGATAAATGGTTATTGCAAGCAAGGGAATTTGCAGTCAGCTTATCGTGTCATGGGCCAAATTAGTGAGAGGGGACTGAAGCCCAACGTCGCCATGTATGACTGCATTATAGGTTTTTTAAGCACTGAAAAGAGAATTTATGAGGCAGAAGACCTTTTCATAAGAATGCTTGAGGATGGTGTGGATCCAGATGAGACTATATACATGACGATGATAAATGCTTATGCCAGAAGTGGAAGACTTCTTGAAGCTAGCGAATTGTTTGATAAAATGATAGAAAACTTTATCAAGCCAAGTTCATATTCCTATACTGCTCTAATAAATGGTTTGTTAAAGAGAAATATGACTGAGGAGGGGTGCATGTACCTTGATAAAATGATTGGAGATGGTTATGAGCCAAATAATGTGCTCTATACCTCCCTTATTGGCCATTATTTAAGGGAAGGAGAATTTAAATTTGCCTTCATGCTAGTTGATTTGATGTACAGAAACCAGATGAAATTTGATCTTATTACCCATATTGTTGTGTTACGGGGTGTATGCAAACATGTCAATGGCATAAAGAATGAATGGCGCATCACAAGAAGAGCATCTTATAGAGCAAGAAAAATGCTGTTTGATTTGCTACAGAGTAGGAGTTTGGCAACACATGATAGAAACCTTAAGGTTCCTGTAAATATGCCGGAAGCAATGAAGCACTTTGCATTGAATCTGTTCAAGAAAATTAAGGATAGTGAGTTTATGCCGAATCTATTCCTATACAATGGCTTAATATCTGGTTTTTGCCGAGCCAACATGATCGAGGATGCATATCACCATGTTGAGTTGATGCAAAGAGAGGGGTTACATCCGAATCAGGTGACCTACACAATTCTGATAGGGGGGCACATAACTCGAGGTGAAATTGATAGTGCTGTTGGCTTATTCAACAAGATGAATGCTGATGGTTATCTTCCGGATGGACCTGCATACAATAGGCTATTGAGAGGCCTTTGTAGTTGTGGAAGGCTGTTGGATGCATTGTCACTTGTTTATGCAATGCAGAAGAGGGGTTTATTTCTGAGTAAGTTGTCTTATACATGTTTATTGAACCACCTTTGCTCGAGCAGACTGGATATTCATGCCTTCAAGATATTTGAAGAAATGCTTTCCCATGACTTAATTCCGAGCCTTCGCTGCTCTAATTTGCTGCTTTCCAACTTATGTGTGAGTCGGAGGTGGCATGAAGCTCAAGTAGTCCACCATTTGATGCACAAAGAGGAATATGTCTCTGGACAGCTGAATGAGAAGGTTTTTGGTTGA
- the LOC115754030 gene encoding pentatricopeptide repeat-containing protein At5g62370 isoform X2 — MQSQRSISSLREDWASTRVATVCFCGNSCSVEEITELPPTLHQYKSLFYGLCKGGRIVEAEQLSIEMEAQGFFVDKVMYNWLIFGYSKDRKMKMAVRIFFRMLKMGCEVDGYTFNTLIHGFMKRGIFDKGWTIYKQMVDCGVQPTVVTYQIMISNYCRIGKVDCALELLNEMLVCDITPSVHSYTTLVASLYKKNKLTEADELCKRMLENGVLPDPIFFLVVIRMHPRGGELQIAYMMLQAIGHSVNLASNTWDGSMDFGQKIDYLLEGIARKDLNLASSAFTICISALCETGDIDAAILLVDKADIVGCHLLLFTYNSLIKCLCRKGLFEEAESLIRLIQDRGIVPDLETYLIMINGYCKQGNLQSAYRVMGQISERGLKPNVAMYDCIIGFLSTEKRIYEAEDLFIRMLEDGVDPDETIYMTMINAYARSGRLLEASELFDKMIENFIKPSSYSYTALINGLLKRNMTEEGCMYLDKMIGDGYEPNNVLYTSLIGHYLREGEFKFAFMLVDLMYRNQMKFDLITHIVVLRGVCKHVNGIKNEWRITRRASYRARKMLFDLLQSRSLATHDRNLKVPVNMPEAMKHFALNLFKKIKDSEFMPNLFLYNGLISGFCRANMIEDAYHHVELMQREGLHPNQVTYTILIGGHITRGEIDSAVGLFNKMNADGYLPDGPAYNRLLRGLCSCGRLLDALSLVYAMQKRGLFLSKLSYTCLLNHLCSSRLDIHAFKIFEEMLSHDLIPSLRCSNLLLSNLCVSRRWHEAQVVHHLMHKEEYVSGQLNEKVFG, encoded by the exons ATGCAGTCTCAGCGGTCCATTTCCTCGCTTCGCGAGGATTGGGCCTCGACTCGGGTAGCCACGGTGTGCTTTTGCGGAAACTCGTGCAGTGTG GAGGAGATCACTGAGCTTCCCCCGACACTCCATCAGTATAAATCATTGTTTTATGGTCTTTGCAAGGGGGGGCGGATTGTGGAGGCGGAGCAACTATCGATAGAGATGGAAGCACAGGGCTTTTTTGTTGATAAAGTGATGTATAACTGGCTAATTTTTGGGTATAGCAAGGATAGGAAAATGAAGATGGCAGTGAGGATATTCTTTAGGATGCTGAAAATGGGTTGCGAGGTAGATGGTTATACCTTTAACACATTAATTCATGGGTTCATGAAGAGGGGTATATTTGATAAGGGCTGGACAATATACAAACAAATGGTGGACTGTGGAGTACAGCCTACTGTGGTTACTTACCAGATCATGATAAGCAACTATTGTAGAATAGGGAAAGTGGACTGTGCATTGGAGCTGTTAAATGAGATGCTTGTCTGCGATATAACTCCTAGTGTGCACTCTTATACAACTTTGGTTGCTTCACTTTACAAGAAAAACAAGTTGACTGAAGCAGATGAATTGTGCAAAAGGATGCTGGAGAATGGGGTTCTCCCTgaccctattttttttcttgttgtcaTCAGGATGCACCCGAGAGGGGGTGAACTTCAGATTGCTTATATGATGTTGCAGGCTATTGGCCATTCTGTAAACTTAGCTTCTAATACTTGGGATGGCAGCATGGATTTTGGGCAAAAAATTGACTATCTACTTGAGGGAATCGCCAGAAAGGACTTGAATCTGGCCAGTAGTGCTTTTACTATTTGCATTAGTGCTTTATGCGAGACAGGAGATATTGACGCTGCTATTCTCCTTGTGGATAAAGCAGATATTGTTGGATGCCACCTGTTGCTTTTTACATACAATTCACTGATTAAGTGTCTGTGCCGAAAAGGGCTATTTGAGGAAGCTGAATCCCTCATTCGTCTAATACAGGACAGGGGTATAGTTCCAGACTTGGAAACTTACTTAATAATGATAAATGGTTATTGCAAGCAAGGGAATTTGCAGTCAGCTTATCGTGTCATGGGCCAAATTAGTGAGAGGGGACTGAAGCCCAACGTCGCCATGTATGACTGCATTATAGGTTTTTTAAGCACTGAAAAGAGAATTTATGAGGCAGAAGACCTTTTCATAAGAATGCTTGAGGATGGTGTGGATCCAGATGAGACTATATACATGACGATGATAAATGCTTATGCCAGAAGTGGAAGACTTCTTGAAGCTAGCGAATTGTTTGATAAAATGATAGAAAACTTTATCAAGCCAAGTTCATATTCCTATACTGCTCTAATAAATGGTTTGTTAAAGAGAAATATGACTGAGGAGGGGTGCATGTACCTTGATAAAATGATTGGAGATGGTTATGAGCCAAATAATGTGCTCTATACCTCCCTTATTGGCCATTATTTAAGGGAAGGAGAATTTAAATTTGCCTTCATGCTAGTTGATTTGATGTACAGAAACCAGATGAAATTTGATCTTATTACCCATATTGTTGTGTTACGGGGTGTATGCAAACATGTCAATGGCATAAAGAATGAATGGCGCATCACAAGAAGAGCATCTTATAGAGCAAGAAAAATGCTGTTTGATTTGCTACAGAGTAGGAGTTTGGCAACACATGATAGAAACCTTAAGGTTCCTGTAAATATGCCGGAAGCAATGAAGCACTTTGCATTGAATCTGTTCAAGAAAATTAAGGATAGTGAGTTTATGCCGAATCTATTCCTATACAATGGCTTAATATCTGGTTTTTGCCGAGCCAACATGATCGAGGATGCATATCACCATGTTGAGTTGATGCAAAGAGAGGGGTTACATCCGAATCAGGTGACCTACACAATTCTGATAGGGGGGCACATAACTCGAGGTGAAATTGATAGTGCTGTTGGCTTATTCAACAAGATGAATGCTGATGGTTATCTTCCGGATGGACCTGCATACAATAGGCTATTGAGAGGCCTTTGTAGTTGTGGAAGGCTGTTGGATGCATTGTCACTTGTTTATGCAATGCAGAAGAGGGGTTTATTTCTGAGTAAGTTGTCTTATACATGTTTATTGAACCACCTTTGCTCGAGCAGACTGGATATTCATGCCTTCAAGATATTTGAAGAAATGCTTTCCCATGACTTAATTCCGAGCCTTCGCTGCTCTAATTTGCTGCTTTCCAACTTATGTGTGAGTCGGAGGTGGCATGAAGCTCAAGTAGTCCACCATTTGATGCACAAAGAGGAATATGTCTCTGGACAGCTGAATGAGAAGGTTTTTGGTTGA